In the Alteromonas sp. M12 genome, one interval contains:
- a CDS encoding DUF2892 domain-containing protein, which yields MSAERALTAFAGFMVLVSVALTVWVHPNFVWFTVFIGANLFQQSFTGLCPATFVIRKVFGFKTEKELANGQ from the coding sequence ATGTCTGCAGAAAGAGCGTTAACCGCATTTGCTGGTTTTATGGTGTTAGTATCCGTTGCATTAACCGTTTGGGTTCATCCAAACTTTGTATGGTTTACGGTGTTCATTGGTGCCAACTTGTTTCAACAAAGTTTTACTGGCCTTTGTCCTGCAACCTTTGTTATTCGCAAAGTATTTGGTTTCAAAACTGAAAAGGAATTAGCTAACGGTCAATGA
- a CDS encoding sigma 54-interacting transcriptional regulator produces the protein MNIGVVQSMIDAMEKPAIFIDLEYRILAVNSAYRDTYENEVIVGKSSCFEISHGNSSPCDKHGEDCPMEQCKKTNRTSSVIHIHDTPYGKTYCDILMKPIKDENGITTGFLEVLERIRFASNESNAQLMIGASEPFKTMLNKINRSAKADIAVLLHGETGTGKELVAKAVHESSARAQKPFVIIECTGLNENLFESELFGHEKGAFTGATHAKKGLIEMANGGTVFFDEIADVPLAMQVKLLRLLETHCYRTVGGIKQKKADFRLICASHKNLLDLVASGEFRKDLYYRIAGFPIMLPSLAQRRSDIPILAEHFLKQSEMHRKKFSEKALLALCQYDFPGNIRELRSIVEHSALLANEDIIEVEDLPELVINTGGFEAKEVNQIISLDDMEKQYLSQLCFASTLPVDELAQKLGVSPRTFYRKLQRYGLKYEGV, from the coding sequence ATGAATATTGGTGTAGTGCAATCGATGATCGATGCCATGGAAAAACCGGCAATTTTTATCGATCTTGAATATCGTATTTTAGCGGTAAATTCCGCCTATCGAGATACTTACGAAAATGAAGTCATTGTTGGTAAAAGCAGTTGTTTTGAAATTTCTCACGGTAATTCATCTCCTTGCGATAAACACGGCGAAGACTGTCCTATGGAGCAATGTAAAAAAACCAATAGAACCAGCAGTGTCATTCACATTCACGATACGCCTTATGGTAAAACCTATTGCGATATTTTGATGAAACCGATTAAAGATGAAAATGGTATAACCACAGGTTTTCTAGAAGTGCTTGAGCGCATAAGGTTTGCCTCTAATGAGTCTAATGCACAGCTGATGATAGGTGCATCAGAGCCGTTTAAAACCATGTTGAATAAAATTAACCGCTCTGCTAAGGCCGATATCGCGGTATTACTGCATGGTGAAACCGGCACAGGAAAAGAGCTAGTTGCTAAAGCGGTTCACGAGTCGAGCGCTCGGGCACAAAAGCCTTTCGTTATAATTGAATGTACTGGCCTTAATGAAAACTTATTCGAATCTGAATTATTTGGTCATGAAAAGGGGGCTTTTACTGGTGCAACCCATGCCAAAAAGGGACTGATAGAAATGGCCAATGGTGGTACCGTTTTTTTTGATGAAATCGCCGATGTGCCATTAGCAATGCAAGTGAAATTGTTACGTCTTCTTGAAACCCATTGTTATCGAACCGTTGGCGGAATTAAGCAGAAAAAGGCAGATTTTAGGCTGATTTGTGCAAGCCATAAAAACCTGCTTGATTTGGTAGCGTCAGGCGAGTTTAGGAAAGATTTGTATTATCGCATTGCTGGCTTTCCAATAATGTTGCCGTCTTTAGCTCAGCGACGCTCTGATATCCCGATTTTGGCAGAACACTTTTTAAAACAATCTGAGATGCATCGCAAAAAGTTTAGTGAAAAAGCGCTGCTTGCGCTGTGTCAATATGATTTCCCCGGTAATATTCGTGAACTAAGAAGTATTGTTGAACATTCAGCATTGCTCGCAAATGAAGATATTATTGAAGTGGAGGACTTGCCGGAACTCGTGATTAACACCGGTGGTTTTGAAGCCAAAGAAGTGAATCAAATTATTTCCTTGGACGATATGGAAAAACAATATCTATCGCAATTGTGTTTTGCAAGCACTTTACCGGTAGATGAACTGGCTCAGAAATTGGGCGTCAGCCCTCGAACGTTTTACCGTAAACTTCAGAGATATGGCTTAAAATACGAGGGCGTCTGA
- a CDS encoding FAD-dependent oxidoreductase, with amino-acid sequence MAKVVILGAGTGGMPAAYETKEILGKEHQVVVVNERPEFRFVPSNPWVAVGWREPDAITMPIEKYLNKKGIEFICAKVDKIDAANKVILTHENESISYDYLIIATGPKLAFSNIKGAGPDYYTQSICTLDHAKQCYLDFEKLLKNPGPVVVGAFQGASCFGPAYEYAFILDKALRDAKIRHKVPIHFVTSEPYIGHMGLGGVGDSKSMLESELRSRDIKWTCNGTVDEVCENMMHVSELNRKGEVEFEHQLPFHHAMLIPPFSGVDAVANVDGLCNPKGFVVTDEFHRNPTYPTIFSGGVCVAIPPVETTPVPTGTPKTGYMIETMMTAIAHNLKALIIDNQPPQTKGTMHAICLADMGNTGAAFVAMPQIPPRNVAWFKKGKWVHLAKIAFEKYFMRKMRTGTSEPVYEKYVLKALGIERLE; translated from the coding sequence ATGGCTAAAGTAGTGATCTTAGGTGCAGGAACCGGTGGCATGCCAGCGGCTTATGAAACAAAGGAAATACTCGGTAAAGAACATCAAGTCGTTGTCGTCAATGAACGACCAGAGTTCCGTTTTGTGCCATCGAACCCTTGGGTAGCAGTTGGCTGGCGGGAACCTGACGCCATAACAATGCCGATTGAAAAATATCTGAACAAAAAAGGCATAGAGTTCATTTGTGCAAAAGTGGACAAAATTGATGCCGCAAACAAGGTTATTTTAACCCATGAAAATGAAAGCATAAGTTACGATTATTTGATAATCGCTACAGGTCCAAAACTCGCGTTTAGTAATATTAAAGGAGCTGGCCCAGATTATTATACCCAATCCATATGTACCTTAGATCATGCCAAACAATGTTATCTAGATTTCGAAAAACTGCTGAAAAACCCCGGTCCAGTTGTGGTTGGTGCGTTTCAAGGCGCAAGTTGTTTTGGGCCAGCTTACGAATATGCGTTTATATTAGATAAAGCTCTTCGCGATGCCAAAATCCGCCATAAAGTTCCAATCCATTTTGTTACCAGTGAACCCTACATCGGACACATGGGATTAGGTGGCGTTGGAGATTCCAAATCCATGTTGGAGTCGGAACTCAGATCTCGAGATATAAAATGGACATGCAATGGTACTGTAGATGAAGTCTGTGAAAATATGATGCATGTATCCGAATTAAACCGTAAAGGAGAAGTGGAATTTGAACATCAGCTGCCTTTTCATCACGCCATGTTAATACCGCCTTTTAGTGGCGTGGATGCAGTCGCAAATGTTGACGGCTTGTGCAATCCAAAGGGATTTGTTGTTACCGATGAATTCCATCGTAATCCAACTTATCCAACTATTTTTTCGGGCGGTGTTTGTGTTGCTATTCCACCAGTTGAGACAACACCAGTGCCCACAGGGACGCCTAAAACCGGTTACATGATAGAAACAATGATGACAGCTATTGCGCACAATCTAAAAGCTCTCATTATTGACAATCAACCACCGCAAACCAAAGGTACTATGCACGCAATTTGCCTAGCCGACATGGGAAATACTGGGGCAGCATTTGTGGCAATGCCGCAAATTCCTCCCCGCAATGTCGCTTGGTTTAAAAAGGGCAAATGGGTGCATTTAGCCAAAATCGCATTTGAAAAGTATTTTATGCGCAAAATGCGCACCGGCACCAGTGAGCCTGTTTACGAAAAGTATGTGTTAAAAGCACTTGGAATAGAACGTTTAGAGTAG
- a CDS encoding DUF3365 domain-containing protein: MNKILAIYSTTVSLSIISGFGLYMTLANANEITKSNIPLANNKVENQQDNAAYKQIAKEKMAQFGKQLKSALLDAIATGGFENAVEVCQNEAPKIAAELSTDGWQLSRTSLKTRNPLNLPNEWQKPVLLEFEQQAQNGKPIDKLVFSDTVNGQFRMMKAIPTGQLCIACHGTNISPELSNKINQHYPQDTAINFSLKDIRGAFSVTAPIGQ, from the coding sequence ATGAACAAGATTTTGGCAATATATTCAACGACAGTTAGCTTATCGATCATATCCGGTTTTGGGTTATATATGACGCTAGCCAATGCAAATGAAATAACAAAATCAAATATACCATTGGCCAACAATAAAGTTGAAAATCAACAAGATAATGCAGCGTATAAACAAATCGCCAAGGAAAAAATGGCGCAATTTGGAAAGCAACTCAAAAGTGCATTATTGGACGCAATTGCTACTGGCGGTTTTGAAAATGCAGTGGAAGTTTGTCAGAATGAAGCACCGAAAATAGCTGCTGAACTATCCACTGATGGCTGGCAATTAAGTCGCACTAGCTTAAAAACTCGTAACCCTCTTAATCTGCCAAATGAATGGCAAAAGCCTGTATTACTTGAGTTTGAACAACAAGCTCAAAATGGAAAACCGATAGATAAATTAGTATTCAGCGATACCGTAAACGGTCAATTTAGGATGATGAAAGCGATTCCTACTGGCCAGCTATGTATCGCCTGCCACGGCACAAATATTTCACCTGAATTATCCAACAAAATTAACCAGCACTACCCACAAGACACAGCAATCAACTTCTCTTTAAAGGATATTCGCGGTGCTTTTAGTGTCACAGCGCCTATAGGTCAATAA